From Bombyx mori chromosome 10, ASM3026992v2, a single genomic window includes:
- the LOC105842530 gene encoding inositol-trisphosphate 3-kinase homolog isoform X4, whose translation MTVTSKMNSVSRQSMLSRLGPGGLLYAANKILAVAVPSKEEDRWHTKDGTLFKRWRRTTPPVEPVPTPTPTAPPAQPSELLKFLAINALELSAPASDALLKSRSSEWFQLAGHPGSLAPAGPGTVWKRRAAGDHPGHNPERDAYEALAACPHMRGVIPRYYRELEYDGERFIELQDLLHGFRNPHVMDIKMGTRTFLEDEVSNAHARADLYEKMVRLDPNAPTESEHAARAVTKLRYMQFREQRSSSAEQGFRIEAVKLPGEPALTDLQKIREPHQLAATVARFLGNDERARREIASRLREIRDHFERSDFFKSHEIVGSSIFIIYDDERVGAWLIDFAKTRKIPTGSQVNHRAPWQQGNHEEGFLFGLDRLIQTIETAKLSPQGDEVVEEPDVSR comes from the exons ATGACCGTCACTAGCAAGATGAACAGTGTTTCCCGTCAATCAATGCTGAGCCGTCTCGGCCCCGGCGGATTACTCTACGcagcaaataaaattttagcg GTTGCTGTGCCTTCTAAAGAGGAAGACCGCTGGCATACCAAAGATGGTACCCTATTCAAGCGTTGGCGTCGCACCACGCCGCCCGTGGAACCCGTTCCCACGCCAACTCCTACGGCACCTCCTGCACAGCCTTCGGAACTGTTGAAGTTCTTAGCTATT aaCGCTTTGGAACTATCGGCGCCAGCTTCAGATGCGTTACTGAAATCTCGTTCGTCAGAGTGGTTCCAGCTAGCAGGCCATCCTGGATCATTAGCTCCCGCTGGACCCGGTACAGTGTGGAAACGTCGTGCTGCGGGCGACCACCCCGGCCACAACCCTGAACGAGATGCTTACGAAGCCCTTGCAGCTTGTCCTCATATGCGTGGCGTTATTCCTCGCTACTATCGTGAATTGGAATACGACGGTGAACGTTTCATTGAACTTCAAGATCTTCTTCACGGCTTTCGCAATCCTCATGTCATGGACATTAAAATGGGAACCCGGACATTCCTAGAAGATGAAGTCAGCAATGCCCATGCACGTGCCGATCTTTATGAGAAGATGGTCCGTCTAGACCCTAACGCACCCACGGAGTCTGAACATGCCGCCCGAGCTGTCACTAAGCTCCGCTATATGCAGTTTCGTGAACAACGTTCATCTTCTGCCGAGCAAGGTTTTCGTATTGAAGCAGTCAAGTTACCCGGCGAACCTGCCTTGACCGACCTACAGAAAATTCGCGAACCCCACCAATTGGCCGCTACAGTGGCACGTTTCCTTGGGAATGATGAACGAGCACGAAGGGAGATTGCCTCGCGTCTTAGAGAGATCAGAGATCATTTTGAACGTTCGGATTTCTTTAAAAGCCACGAAATTGTTGGCAGCAGCATCTTCATCATTTACGATGATGAACGAGTTGGAGCTTGGCTCATAGATTTCGCAAAAACAAGGAAAATCCCGACAGGCTCGCAAGTCAATCATCGTGCACCGTGGCAACAAGGCAATCATGAGGAAGGCTTCTTGTTTGGGTTAGATAGATTGATACAAACTATAGAAACGGCAAAACTGTCTCCTCAAGGCGATGAAGTTGTGGAAGAACCAGATGTATCACGTTGA
- the LOC105842530 gene encoding inositol-trisphosphate 3-kinase homolog isoform X5 yields the protein MLTEELWSQVAVPSKEEDRWHTKDGTLFKRWRRTTPPVEPVPTPTPTAPPAQPSELLKFLAINALELSAPASDALLKSRSSEWFQLAGHPGSLAPAGPGTVWKRRAAGDHPGHNPERDAYEALAACPHMRGVIPRYYRELEYDGERFIELQDLLHGFRNPHVMDIKMGTRTFLEDEVSNAHARADLYEKMVRLDPNAPTESEHAARAVTKLRYMQFREQRSSSAEQGFRIEAVKLPGEPALTDLQKIREPHQLAATVARFLGNDERARREIASRLREIRDHFERSDFFKSHEIVGSSIFIIYDDERVGAWLIDFAKTRKIPTGSQVNHRAPWQQGNHEEGFLFGLDRLIQTIETAKLSPQGDEVVEEPDVSR from the exons GTTGCTGTGCCTTCTAAAGAGGAAGACCGCTGGCATACCAAAGATGGTACCCTATTCAAGCGTTGGCGTCGCACCACGCCGCCCGTGGAACCCGTTCCCACGCCAACTCCTACGGCACCTCCTGCACAGCCTTCGGAACTGTTGAAGTTCTTAGCTATT aaCGCTTTGGAACTATCGGCGCCAGCTTCAGATGCGTTACTGAAATCTCGTTCGTCAGAGTGGTTCCAGCTAGCAGGCCATCCTGGATCATTAGCTCCCGCTGGACCCGGTACAGTGTGGAAACGTCGTGCTGCGGGCGACCACCCCGGCCACAACCCTGAACGAGATGCTTACGAAGCCCTTGCAGCTTGTCCTCATATGCGTGGCGTTATTCCTCGCTACTATCGTGAATTGGAATACGACGGTGAACGTTTCATTGAACTTCAAGATCTTCTTCACGGCTTTCGCAATCCTCATGTCATGGACATTAAAATGGGAACCCGGACATTCCTAGAAGATGAAGTCAGCAATGCCCATGCACGTGCCGATCTTTATGAGAAGATGGTCCGTCTAGACCCTAACGCACCCACGGAGTCTGAACATGCCGCCCGAGCTGTCACTAAGCTCCGCTATATGCAGTTTCGTGAACAACGTTCATCTTCTGCCGAGCAAGGTTTTCGTATTGAAGCAGTCAAGTTACCCGGCGAACCTGCCTTGACCGACCTACAGAAAATTCGCGAACCCCACCAATTGGCCGCTACAGTGGCACGTTTCCTTGGGAATGATGAACGAGCACGAAGGGAGATTGCCTCGCGTCTTAGAGAGATCAGAGATCATTTTGAACGTTCGGATTTCTTTAAAAGCCACGAAATTGTTGGCAGCAGCATCTTCATCATTTACGATGATGAACGAGTTGGAGCTTGGCTCATAGATTTCGCAAAAACAAGGAAAATCCCGACAGGCTCGCAAGTCAATCATCGTGCACCGTGGCAACAAGGCAATCATGAGGAAGGCTTCTTGTTTGGGTTAGATAGATTGATACAAACTATAGAAACGGCAAAACTGTCTCCTCAAGGCGATGAAGTTGTGGAAGAACCAGATGTATCACGTTGA
- the Ncd gene encoding kinesin-like protein Ncd (The RefSeq protein has 3 substitutions and aligns at 99% coverage compared to this genomic sequence), with amino-acid sequence MSKIPKLPTISKENRFGQFHNRPISRTIANGLSDVDKKNLITNHTRPLRNGPPVSAAAPRIKRSATAPSSTTIPNNVTKVEKRSTVAPKIPPYDFKARFNDLLEKHKKMKSEFTDLKDKHLEVSDEYEKIKETFQSCSNERDILKANLSVKTLEYDEIKVNFDVMKTENEDLQRKTKLLEEVTFSLKQKSFELDQVQTDLNSLRRRHSSLQDEAEALRVLTDQLKKKCIEYDKLKLDFTEAQENIIKYKTDSEALQNILASMYKEQRDLRNAIQDLKGNIRVYCRIRPPLSIEVTKPLFNLNVVDACSIEVEKIELLNSARKTKPQLFTFDGIFTPHASQEDVFAEVSSMVQSALDGYNVCIFAYGQTGSGKTYTMEGGCGTEQYGIIPRAFNMIFTCMEDLKRMGWELTIKASFLEIYNEVIYDLLNPSKDQENHEIKMVNSKGGDVYVSNLKEEEVKSSHEFIRLMIFAQRNRQTAATLNNERSSRSHSVAQIKIAAINEKRKEKYTSNLNLVDLAGSESGKTTQRMDETKHINRSLSELSKVILSLQTNQMHIPYRNSKLTHLLMPSLGGNSKTLMLVNINQFDECFSETLNSLRFATKVNNCRVVKAKKNLCMVDT; translated from the coding sequence ATGTCCAAGATACCAAAACTACCAACAATATCAAAAGAAAATAGATTTGGACAATTTCATAATCGGCCCATATCCAGAACTATTGCTAATGGTCTCAGTGATGTTGATAAGAAAAATTTAATCACTAATCATACTAGACCTTTACGAAATGGCCCACCTGTTTCTGCTGCTGCACCTCGGATTAAGAGATCTGCAACTGCACCATCATCGACAACAATTCCGAATAATGTGACAAAAGTTGAAAAAAGATCAACTGTGGCTCCGAAAATCCCTCCTTATGACTTCAAAGCAAGATTCAATGACTTGttagaaaaacataaaaaaatgaagAGTGAGTTTACTGATTTAAAAGACAAACATTTAGAAGTCTCAGATGAATATGAAAAGATCAAAGAGACATTCCAAAGCTGTAGCAATGAAAGAGATATTCTTAAGGCCAATTTAAGTGTTAAAACTTTAGAGTATGATgaaattaaagttaattttgATGTAATGAAAACAGAAAATgaagatctacaacgtaagacAAAGCTTCTAGAGGAAGTTACATTTAGTCTTAAACAGAAATCTTTTGAACTAGATCAAGTTCAGACAGATTTAAATTCTTTAAGAAGACGCCACAGCAGCCTACAAGAAGAAGCAGAAGCACTAAGAGTACTCACTgaccaactaaaaaaaaaatgcattgaaTATGACAAACTAAAATTAGATTTTACTGAAGCTCAggaaaatattatcaaatataAAACTGATTCTGAAGCTCTCCAAAATATTTTGGCATCAATGTATAAAGAGCAGAGAGACCTTAGGAATGCTATTCAAGATTTAAAGGGTAACATTCGTGTATACTGCCGAATTAGACCACCTCTAAGTATTGAAATAACAAAGCCACTGTTTAATCTAAATGTTGTTGATGCTTGTTCTATAGAAGTTGAAaaaatagaattacttaatTCAGCCagaaaaacaaaaccacaaTTATTTACTTTTGATGGCATATTTACTCCACATGCATCTCAGGAAGATGTTTTTGCAGAAGTTTCGTCAATGGTCCAATCGGCTTTAGATGGGTATAATGTGTGCATATTTGCTTATGGACAGACAGGATCAGGCAAGACATATACAATGGAAGGAGGTTGTGGAACCGAGCAGTATGGTATTATACCACGAGCCTTTAACATGATTTTTACATGCATGGAAGATTTGAAAAGAATGGGCTGGGAACTTACAATAAAAGCTTCATTTTTAGAGATTTACAATGAAGTCATATATGATTTACTCAATTCCAGTAAGGACCAGGAAAATCATGAAATTAAAATGGTTAATTCAAAGGGTGGTGATGTATATGTGTCAAACttgaaagaagaagaagtcaaAAGTTCACACGAATTCATCAGGCTGATGATATTTGCCCAAAGAAACAGACAAACTGCTGCTACATTGAACAATGAACGCAGCTCCAGATCTCATTCGGTGGCTCAAATTAAAATAGCTGCTATAAATGAGAAGCGAAAGGAAAAGTACACTAGTAATTTAAATCTAGTTGACTTAGCTGGGTCTGAAAGTGGAAAGACAACACAAAGAATGGATGAAACTAAACATATCAATAGGTCTTTGTCTGAATTATCTAAAGTTATTCTTTCCCTCCAAACAAATCAGATGCATATTCCTTACAGAAATTCCAAATTGACTCACTTATTAATGCCTAGTCTTGGTGGCAACTCTAAGACACTTATGTTGGTCAATATCAATCAATTTGATGAGTGCTTTAGTGAAACTTTGAATTCGTTGAGGTTTGCTACAAAAGTCAATAACTGTAGAGTAGTTAAGGCCAAGAAGAACCTATGTATGGTCGACactt
- the LOC101743850 gene encoding 7SK snRNA methylphosphate capping enzyme bin3 yields the protein MGSPEEKITACEAVNENEARDTIDKSELNTSDITESAANESNEQILNDANASKDSDTPGAGISKKAKKRSRHGKKGHTPSKDNVDRNVVRRVHYTGTKFKQGRKRAQSFPSISKFFLPHKRPRKETFIPPTKFLLGGNISDPLNLNSLQDEDVNRAMNAVTPESSPLPTPPRHKAKIDVIIPPNIRDPLNLMEPLDNEEYEKRLEMQQRKPKKKTKVRRRTTDNSSPTKEVSEEEVIESIKVPQTPEASMSAQNLRKRSCSDSENSSQKGKDKKLRRMDSLDKIVSPVVPQPGAWMRARPQARPAPPERPVSPHRTKLKSNSEGEQQLPTFHPKNSRYQYGNYDRYYGYRNLNAMMDIRLQVFEMHRHLFQNKDVLDIGCNVGHISIAVARTFGARSVVGIDIDSVLIGRARKNLQSFVAVPPPEPPKTDCDKKTDVEDKKIDCNKCHQEKCDDFCEQKEKADDPKKTIPGRKLKKPRKNRKSFYKHEQGQSFFPMSMSMLYGPIRDLLPELLTFPHNVTFKHGNYVPREDLAVGSGESPQFDLILCLSTTKWMHLNWGDAGLKRAFRRMFADLRPGGKLVLEAQNWASYKKKKRLTPTIYENFNSIELFPIKFRDYLLSPEVGFSKCCILGVPQHASKGFRRPIQLYIKGDFTPSKARWSDAYVPSSHHRPEAEQPRRTVYAPVEPAYRPSDDAPSCGAATPYSPNLDCCTDDSPFYNPRSDSYAPSYQPPRPTVYATLPSPLGSASPAQSPAASPAPHASPAPDPLTARGFPEPRPHDD from the exons ATGGGTAGTCCTGAAGAAAAAATAACTGCCTGTGAGGCTGTAAATGAAAATGAAGCTCGAGATACTATAGATAAATCGGAGCTCAATACTTCTGATATTACGGAATCTGCTGCGAATGAATCAAACGAACAAATTTTAAATGACGCCAATGCTTCAAAAGATAGCGATACGCCTGGTGCTGGAATTTCAAAGAAAGCAAAGAAGCGATCGCGACATGGCAAAAAAGGTCATACACCCTCAAAAGACAACGTCGATCGAAATGTAGTTCGACGAGTTCATTATACTGGTACGAAATTTAAACAAGGTCGTAAAAGAGCACAGAGCTTTCCATCAATATCAAAATTCTTCCTACCTCATAAGAGGCCACGTAAAGAAACATTCATTCCTCCCACTAAGTTTCTACTCGGGGGGAATATTTCTGATCCTTTGAATCTGAATAGTTTGCAAGATGAAGATGTCAACAGGGCCATGAATGCTGTAACTCCAGAGTCGTCACCACTGCCCACTCCACCTCGACATAAAGCAAAAATTGATGTAATAATTCCTCCAAACATTAGAGATCCACTTAATTTAATGGAGCCCTTAGATAATGAGGAATATGAAAAACGATTGGAGATGCAGCAACGCAAACCAAAGAAGAAAACTAAAGTAAGACGGCGTACAACTGACAACAGCTCCCCAACAAAAGAAGTTTCTGAAGAAGAGGTCATCGAAAGCATTAAGGTACCACAAACACCTGAGGCCTCAATGTCTGCACAAAACCTTCGCAAGAGGTCTTGTAGTGACAGTGAAAATTCATCTCAAAAAGGAAAAGATAAGAAGTTACGTCGCATGGATTCATTGGATAAGATTGTGAGTCCAGTAGTTCCACAACCAGGGGCTTGGATGCGTGCACGACCACAAGCTCGCCCTGCTCCGCCAGAACGTCCGGTATCACCTCATCGCACAAAACTCAAAAGTAATTCTGAGGGAGAGCAGCAGCTACCAACTTTTCATCCTAAAAATTCAAGATACCAATATGGAAACTATGATAG GTATTATGGTTACCGTAATCTGAATGCAATGATGGACATTCGTCTCCAAGTCTTTGAGATGCATAGGCACTTATTTCAAAACAAAGATGTTTTAGATATTGGCTGCAATGTTGGTCATATATCTATAGCCGTAGCACGGACATTTGGTGCTCGATCAGTTGTGGGTATAGACATCGATTCTGTTCTCATTG GTCGAGCCCGGAAAAATCTTCAGTCTTTTGTAGCAGTTCCACCACCAGAACCACCAAAGACAGACTGCGATAAGAAGACTGATGTTGAAGATAAAAAAATCGACTGCAATAAATGTCATCAGGAAAAATGTGATGACTTTTGTGAACAAAAGGAAAAGGCTGATGACCCCAAGAAAACCATACCTGGTAGAAAGTTAAAGAAGCCAAGAAAGAATAGAAAGTCTTTTTATAAGCATGAACAAGGACAGAGTTTCTTCCCAATGTCAATGTCGATGTTGTATGGGCCTATAAGAGATTTATTGCCAGAGCTGTTGACATTCCCACATAATGTAACTTTTAAACAT ggaAATTATGTTCCTCGTGAAGACTTAGCTGTAGGTTCTGGCGAAAGTCCTCAGTTCGATTTGATTTTGTGTCTTTCGACTACAAAATGGATGCATCTTAACTGGGGCGATGCCGGCTTGAAACGTGCGTTCCGACGTATGTTCGCTGACCTGCGTCCGGGCGGGAAACTAGTATTGGAAGCCCAAAATTGGGCCAGTTATAAGAAGAAGAAGCGTTTGacg CCTACTATATATGAAAATTTCAATTCCATCGAGCTGTTTCCGATCAAGTTTCGAGATTACTTGCTGTCGCCGGAGGTGGGGTTCAGCAAGTGCTGCATATTAGGTGTCCCGCAACACGCAAGCAAGGGTTTCCGGCGTCCGATCCAACTGTACATAAAGGGAGATTTCACTCCGAGCAAGGCTCGATGGTCGGACGCCTATGTGCCCTCGTCTCACCACCGGCCCGAGGCCGAGCAGCCGCGTCGCACTGTGTACGCGCCCGTCGAGCCCGCCTACCGGCCCAGCGACGACGCGCCCTCGTGCGGCGCCGCCACGCCCTACTCGCCCAACCTCGACTGCTGCACGGATGATTCGCCCTTCTACAACCCTCGCAGCGACTCGTACGCGCCGTCGTACCAACCGCCGCGTCCCACGGTGTACGCGACGCTGCCGTCCCCGCTGGGCAGCGCGTCCCCGGCGCAGTCCCCGGCCGCGTCCCCGGCACCGCACGCGTCCCCCGCGCCGGACCCGCTGACGGCACGCGGCTTCCCGGAGCCTCGCCCTCACGACGACTGA